A genomic window from Lactobacillus sp. ESL0677 includes:
- the pstB gene encoding phosphate ABC transporter ATP-binding protein PstB — protein MKNIMEVKNVKLNYGDFEALHGINLAFPEQKLTALIGPSGCGKSTLLRCLNRMNDNIANIKITGDILLAGQDIYRPHLDLVELRKNVGMVFQQPTPFPFSVFDNVAYGLKVAGIKNKELIQQRVEESLKQAAIWQETKDSLNRNALAFSGGQQQRICIARALAVRPAVVLLDEPTSALDPISSSEIEETLMTLKTKYTFIMVTHNLQQASRVSDQVAFLMNGNLIESGTTEEMFLAPKKEITSNYLNGRFG, from the coding sequence ATGAAGAACATTATGGAAGTCAAAAATGTCAAATTAAATTATGGCGATTTTGAGGCGCTGCATGGTATTAATCTAGCGTTTCCGGAGCAAAAACTGACGGCTTTAATTGGACCTTCAGGCTGTGGTAAGTCAACATTACTGCGGTGTCTTAACCGGATGAATGATAATATTGCGAACATTAAGATTACGGGAGATATTTTACTGGCTGGGCAAGATATTTATCGGCCACACCTTGATTTAGTTGAACTGCGAAAAAATGTGGGTATGGTATTTCAACAGCCAACACCGTTTCCGTTTTCTGTTTTTGATAATGTAGCTTATGGCTTGAAAGTTGCTGGCATTAAGAATAAAGAATTAATCCAGCAGCGCGTCGAAGAAAGTTTGAAACAAGCGGCAATTTGGCAAGAAACTAAGGATAGCCTGAATCGAAATGCGTTGGCCTTTTCCGGCGGTCAGCAGCAGCGCATCTGTATTGCGCGAGCACTTGCAGTTAGACCCGCAGTAGTGCTGCTTGATGAGCCAACATCTGCTCTAGATCCGATTTCTAGTTCTGAAATTGAAGAAACCTTGATGACTCTCAAAACGAAGTATACTTTCATCATGGTAACGCATAACTTGCAGCAGGCGAGTCGGGTTTCAGATCAAGTTGCGTTTTTGATGAATGGTAATTTAATTGAGTCAGGAACAACTGAAGAAATGTTTTTAGCGCCTAAAAAAGAAATCACAAGTAATTACCTAAACGGCCGGTTTGGCTAA
- the phoU gene encoding phosphate signaling complex protein PhoU, whose product MHEIFLDELKKLNTQFMEMGVLVNDQIDQGTRSFVAHDKKTAQEMIKEAYVVPKEAIRIEKKALDLMALQQPVATDFRVVISILKAATDLERIGENAISLAVETVRVKGNPRIPEVEKIISQMTHEVRKMLIEVLTAYVQEDEKTARAMVDRQEVVTANYQKARKVIIDGVEKDSNAAVASASYFVIIRLLKRIGDHIINLASWVIYKVSGELFELADPKAE is encoded by the coding sequence ATGCACGAAATATTTTTAGATGAATTAAAAAAGCTGAATACGCAATTTATGGAAATGGGCGTCTTAGTTAATGATCAGATTGATCAGGGGACACGTTCGTTTGTCGCTCACGACAAAAAAACAGCTCAAGAAATGATTAAAGAGGCCTACGTGGTACCAAAAGAGGCCATTAGAATTGAAAAAAAGGCGCTGGATCTAATGGCCCTCCAGCAGCCAGTGGCCACAGACTTTCGGGTTGTCATCAGTATTTTAAAGGCAGCCACAGACCTAGAACGAATTGGCGAAAACGCAATTAGTTTGGCCGTTGAAACGGTTAGAGTGAAGGGCAATCCGCGAATTCCTGAGGTTGAAAAAATCATTTCGCAGATGACTCATGAAGTTCGCAAAATGTTAATCGAAGTCTTGACAGCTTACGTTCAAGAAGACGAAAAGACGGCACGGGCGATGGTTGATCGCCAGGAAGTGGTAACAGCCAATTATCAAAAGGCTCGAAAAGTTATCATTGACGGCGTTGAAAAGGATTCTAATGCGGCAGTTGCTTCTGCCAGTTATTTTGTCATTATTAGATTGCTTAAGCGAATTGGCGACCACATTATCAACTTGGCTAGTTGGGTTATTTACAAGGTTTCTGGGGAATTATTTGAACTGGCTGACCCAAAAGCAGAATAA
- the pstB gene encoding phosphate ABC transporter ATP-binding protein PstB — MENWQNQTKYIKTFNNDDCALYTHNLSVFYGGTVQKLFDVSLGFKKNTITALIGASGSGKSTFLRSLDRLNDRVAKVDGNIMFHELDINQKKINVYELRKAIGMVFQKPNPFPKSIKENITYALRANGEQDKAKLNQLVEESLKAAALWDEVKDKLDNSALALSGGQQQRLCIARAIALKPEILLLDEPASALDPVSTAKLEDTLKQLRSKYTMIMVTHNMQQASRISDYTAFFHLGRALEYDTTTNIFTNPQGEITENYIQGSFG, encoded by the coding sequence ATGGAAAATTGGCAAAACCAAACGAAATATATTAAAACTTTCAATAATGATGATTGTGCGCTTTATACTCACAATTTAAGTGTTTTTTATGGTGGCACGGTGCAGAAACTATTTGATGTCAGTTTGGGCTTTAAAAAGAACACCATCACGGCCTTGATTGGTGCCTCGGGTTCCGGGAAATCCACATTTTTACGTTCTTTAGACAGGCTGAATGATCGTGTTGCCAAAGTTGATGGCAATATCATGTTTCATGAACTTGACATTAACCAGAAAAAAATTAACGTTTATGAATTGCGAAAGGCAATCGGCATGGTGTTCCAGAAGCCTAATCCTTTTCCAAAGTCGATTAAGGAAAATATCACTTACGCGCTAAGGGCCAATGGTGAGCAGGATAAAGCCAAGCTTAATCAACTTGTTGAGGAAAGCCTAAAAGCTGCTGCCTTGTGGGATGAAGTCAAGGATAAGCTGGATAACAGTGCCTTAGCATTATCTGGCGGTCAGCAGCAACGCTTGTGTATTGCGCGGGCAATTGCGCTAAAGCCAGAAATTTTGCTCTTAGATGAGCCGGCTAGTGCACTTGACCCGGTATCTACGGCGAAATTGGAAGATACGCTCAAGCAGCTGCGCAGTAAATACACCATGATTATGGTGACGCACAACATGCAGCAGGCTTCGCGAATTAGCGACTATACCGCATTCTTTCATTTAGGACGTGCTCTTGAATATGATACAACGACCAATATTTTCACTAATCCACAGGGCGAAATTACCGAGAACTACATCCAGGGCAGTTTTGGCTAA
- the pstA gene encoding phosphate ABC transporter permease PstA — protein sequence MNSKRTDRLATGVIYLLVAIIILVLIGILGNILIAGVPHLSWHFLTSASSSFEAGGGIRDQLFNSLYLLVLTLLISLPIALGAAIYLAEYAQDTWVTRLIRTTIEILSSLPSIVVGLFGYLLFVVQFGLGFSIIAGALALTFFNLPILTSNIEQAINGVPQAQREAGWALGLSNWKTIRGVVLPSALPGIITGIILSAGRVFGEAAALIYTAGQSGSTVDYSNWNMFSSTSFLNVMRPAETLAVHIWKVNTEGIIPDVNLVSAATSALLVIVVIIFNFGARLLGNWLYKNLTAAKVK from the coding sequence ATGAATTCAAAAAGAACCGACCGACTGGCTACGGGGGTAATTTACCTGCTAGTTGCGATTATTATTCTGGTATTAATTGGTATTTTAGGCAATATTTTAATTGCTGGTGTGCCACATTTATCATGGCATTTTTTAACATCTGCCTCATCATCATTTGAAGCTGGCGGCGGGATTCGTGACCAACTATTCAATTCACTTTACTTACTCGTTTTAACGCTGCTGATTTCACTTCCAATTGCATTAGGAGCGGCCATTTATTTAGCTGAATATGCCCAGGACACATGGGTAACGCGACTAATTAGAACGACGATTGAAATTTTAAGCTCGCTGCCATCAATTGTTGTTGGCTTGTTCGGCTATCTTTTGTTTGTAGTTCAGTTTGGGCTAGGCTTTTCAATTATTGCCGGTGCGTTAGCACTAACCTTTTTCAATTTACCAATCTTAACTAGCAATATTGAGCAGGCAATTAATGGGGTGCCGCAAGCACAGCGCGAAGCAGGCTGGGCGCTGGGACTATCAAATTGGAAAACAATTCGCGGCGTTGTCTTGCCGTCGGCATTACCTGGGATTATTACGGGAATTATTTTAAGTGCTGGGCGTGTTTTTGGTGAAGCAGCCGCGCTAATTTATACTGCTGGACAAAGCGGTTCAACCGTTGATTATTCTAACTGGAACATGTTCAGCTCAACTAGCTTTTTGAATGTGATGCGCCCAGCAGAAACCTTGGCAGTTCATATTTGGAAGGTGAACACCGAGGGGATTATTCCTGATGTGAATCTTGTTTCAGCAGCGACATCGGCATTATTGGTAATTGTTGTGATTATCTTTAATTTTGGTGCGCGCTTGTTGGGCAACTGGCTCTATAAGAATTTAACTGCTGCTAAAGTAAAATAA